One window of Halopseudomonas maritima genomic DNA carries:
- the rhlB gene encoding ATP-dependent RNA helicase RhlB translates to MLKALKKLISKTEEPAQKPVEQTPRQAPASDKAKPGHAPSHARKARQSERQRPAKPKPAPAKPWNINDFQVPPAEGKSRFHDFPLPDSLMRAIQDQGFSYCTPIQAAVLGSTLRGHDAIGRAQTGTGKTAAFLVSTITQLLETPPPDERFMGEPRALIIAPTRELVMQIASDAEGLTKHCPLNVMTFVGGMDLDKQLKQLEQRYCDILVATPGRLLDFCNRGEVHLDLLEVLVLDEADRMLDMGFIPQVRQIIRQTPRKGDRQTLLFSATFSDDVMNLARQWTETPAVVEIEPERPASENVTQKVYAVSGADKYKVLYNLVTQLELDRVMVFANRKDEVRRVQERLMRDGINAAQLSGDVPQQKRVRTLENFKSGKLQVLVATDVAGRGIHIDGISHVVNYTLPEDPEDYVHRIGRTGRAGAKGTSISLAGEDDAFQVPPIEELLGSKLECIPPEERFLKPVPKRQQSAEEKAATDANEAEQAAAAAAARRRSAGSNSRRGGGRPQGRH, encoded by the coding sequence GTGCTCAAAGCACTGAAAAAGCTGATCAGCAAAACAGAAGAACCGGCCCAGAAGCCGGTCGAGCAGACACCCCGTCAGGCCCCCGCCAGCGACAAGGCAAAACCTGGCCATGCACCTTCTCACGCTCGCAAAGCGCGTCAGTCCGAACGTCAGCGACCGGCCAAACCCAAGCCGGCGCCAGCCAAGCCGTGGAACATCAACGATTTTCAGGTGCCACCGGCCGAAGGCAAGAGCCGCTTTCACGACTTTCCGCTGCCAGACAGCCTGATGCGCGCCATTCAGGATCAGGGCTTCAGCTACTGCACGCCGATTCAGGCAGCGGTGCTGGGCAGCACCCTGCGCGGGCACGACGCCATCGGCCGCGCCCAGACCGGCACCGGCAAGACGGCCGCCTTCCTGGTCTCGACCATCACCCAGCTGCTGGAAACACCGCCGCCGGATGAGCGTTTCATGGGTGAACCGCGCGCGCTGATCATCGCACCCACGCGTGAGCTGGTGATGCAGATCGCCAGCGACGCCGAAGGCCTCACCAAACACTGCCCGCTGAACGTCATGACCTTTGTCGGCGGCATGGACCTGGACAAGCAGCTCAAGCAGCTCGAACAGCGCTACTGCGACATCCTGGTCGCCACCCCGGGCCGCCTGCTGGACTTCTGCAACCGTGGCGAGGTGCACCTCGACCTGCTGGAAGTGCTGGTGCTGGATGAAGCCGACCGCATGCTCGACATGGGCTTTATCCCGCAGGTGCGTCAGATCATCCGCCAGACCCCGCGTAAGGGCGACCGCCAGACGCTACTGTTCTCCGCCACCTTCAGCGACGACGTCATGAACCTGGCGCGCCAGTGGACAGAGACCCCCGCCGTGGTCGAGATCGAGCCCGAGCGCCCGGCCTCCGAGAACGTGACCCAGAAGGTCTACGCCGTCAGCGGCGCCGACAAGTACAAGGTGCTCTACAACCTGGTTACCCAGCTGGAGCTGGACCGCGTGATGGTGTTTGCCAACCGCAAGGACGAAGTGCGCCGCGTGCAGGAACGCCTGATGCGCGACGGCATCAACGCCGCGCAGCTGTCCGGCGACGTGCCCCAGCAAAAGCGCGTGCGCACCCTGGAAAACTTCAAGAGCGGCAAGCTGCAGGTGTTGGTCGCCACCGATGTGGCAGGGCGCGGCATCCATATCGACGGCATCAGCCACGTGGTGAACTACACCCTGCCGGAGGACCCGGAAGACTACGTACACCGTATCGGCCGCACCGGCCGCGCCGGCGCCAAGGGCACGTCCATCAGCCTGGCGGGTGAAGACGACGCCTTCCAGGTACCGCCGATTGAGGAGCTGCTGGGCAGCAAGCTGGAGTGCATCCCGCCGGAGGAGCGTTTCCTCAAGCCGGTGCCCAAGCGCCAGCAAAGCGCCGAAGAAAAGGCCGCTACCGACGCCAACGAGGCCGAACAGGCTGCGGCGGCCGCGGCCGCCCGCCGCCGCTCCGCTGGCAGCAACAGCCGCCGCGGCGGTGGCCGCCCGCAAGGGCGTCACTGA
- a CDS encoding alpha/beta hydrolase, whose product MSPHIIEPASPASRAVIWLHGLGADCYDFVPVVEALQLPDTHGIRFIFPQAPTRPVTINGGFPMPSWYDILGVSPARAINQAQLDESVALVRQLIDEQCAQGIALENIVLAGFSQGGAVVLCTAISSQLPLAGVMALSTYGPDLDQLLQRHPLEHPLALFHAHGRFDEVLPLAMGREAHDLMQAAGHQTSWHEYPMAHEVCMPEIADIRQWLVKQLSL is encoded by the coding sequence ATGTCGCCGCACATCATTGAACCCGCCAGCCCTGCCAGCCGCGCCGTCATCTGGTTGCACGGACTGGGCGCCGACTGCTACGACTTTGTCCCGGTGGTCGAGGCACTCCAGCTGCCGGACACCCACGGCATTCGCTTTATCTTTCCGCAGGCGCCGACCCGCCCGGTCACCATCAACGGCGGTTTCCCCATGCCGAGCTGGTACGACATCCTCGGCGTTTCACCCGCGCGCGCCATCAACCAGGCGCAGCTGGATGAGTCCGTCGCCCTGGTGCGCCAGTTGATTGATGAGCAATGCGCCCAGGGCATCGCGCTGGAGAACATCGTGCTGGCCGGCTTCTCCCAGGGCGGTGCGGTGGTGCTATGCACCGCAATCAGCAGCCAGCTGCCGCTGGCCGGCGTCATGGCCCTGTCCACCTACGGGCCAGACCTCGACCAGTTGCTGCAACGTCACCCGCTAGAGCACCCGCTGGCGCTGTTCCATGCCCACGGCCGCTTTGACGAGGTACTGCCGCTGGCCATGGGCCGCGAAGCACATGACCTGATGCAGGCCGCCGGCCACCAGACCAGCTGGCACGAGTACCCCATGGCGCACGAGGTCTGCATGCCGGAGATTGCCGATATTCGGCAATGGCTGGTCAAGCAACTGAGTCTCTGA
- a CDS encoding PepSY-associated TM helix domain-containing protein: MNVKLWFLIHKWTSLVCTLFLLMLCITGLPLIFHHELEHVLEDGVEAPVMPADTPMASLDVLGERALSARPGDVIRFMFWDEEDHPHQTFVSMAASLDAAPDDSRLITLDSRTGAVLDEPGPPGGFLYIMFKLHVDMFAGLPGMLFLGFMGLLFVVAIISGVVLYTPFMRKLDFGTVRRQRSKRLKWLDLHNLLGVVTLVWALVVGLTGVINTLSPIVVGLWQQGQLAAMTADYADQPPPTQMGSVQQALDTANGRVEGMHLSLIAWPGTRFSSQHHYGVFFRGDTPLTARLLQPVLIDAGSGQALEPEALPWYVQTLLLSQPLHFGDYGGMPLKVIWALLDIITIAVLISGLYLWLGRRASTARRVDEVNSGGLTEDAQP, translated from the coding sequence ATGAACGTCAAACTCTGGTTTCTGATTCACAAGTGGACCAGCCTGGTCTGCACCCTCTTCCTGCTGATGCTGTGTATTACCGGCCTGCCGCTGATCTTCCATCATGAACTTGAACATGTGCTGGAAGATGGGGTCGAGGCCCCGGTCATGCCAGCCGACACCCCTATGGCCAGCCTTGATGTGCTGGGCGAACGCGCGCTCAGCGCCCGCCCCGGCGATGTTATTCGCTTTATGTTCTGGGACGAGGAAGATCACCCGCATCAGACTTTCGTCTCCATGGCCGCCAGCCTGGACGCCGCCCCGGACGACAGCCGCTTAATCACTCTGGACTCACGTACCGGCGCCGTACTGGACGAGCCGGGCCCGCCCGGCGGCTTTCTGTACATCATGTTCAAGCTGCATGTGGATATGTTCGCCGGCCTGCCCGGCATGCTGTTTCTTGGTTTTATGGGCCTGCTGTTCGTAGTGGCGATTATCTCTGGTGTGGTGCTGTACACGCCCTTTATGCGCAAGCTGGACTTTGGCACCGTGCGCCGGCAACGCAGCAAACGACTGAAATGGCTCGACCTGCACAACCTGCTCGGTGTGGTCACCCTGGTCTGGGCACTGGTGGTCGGCCTGACCGGCGTTATCAACACCCTCAGCCCGATTGTGGTCGGCCTCTGGCAACAGGGTCAGCTGGCCGCCATGACCGCCGACTACGCCGATCAGCCGCCACCCACCCAGATGGGCTCGGTTCAGCAAGCACTGGATACCGCCAACGGCCGCGTTGAAGGCATGCACCTGAGCCTGATTGCCTGGCCCGGCACCCGGTTCAGCAGCCAGCACCACTACGGCGTGTTCTTTCGCGGCGACACGCCATTGACCGCCCGCCTGCTGCAACCGGTGCTGATTGACGCCGGCAGCGGCCAGGCACTGGAGCCCGAGGCCCTGCCCTGGTATGTGCAGACGCTGCTGCTGTCGCAGCCGCTGCACTTTGGCGATTACGGCGGCATGCCGCTGAAAGTCATTTGGGCGCTGCTGGATATCATTACTATTGCGGTGCTGATTTCCGGGCTGTACCTGTGGCTGGGCCGGCGTGCCAGCACGGCGCGGCGAGTCGACGAGGTCAACAGTGGCGGACTGACCGAGGACGCGCAGCCATGA
- the mscK gene encoding mechanosensitive channel MscK, producing the protein MLRLPLLLCWLFFSSWALAQQNTSADELDQRIEALTANIDSVSNSSLPEAEKRELTEAYQSTLTFLRQTRQTLDEQQQLQETLASAPRQTQSVRAQLNSLSKADSGGNRSQLEQQSLSSLETRLREQVAQMFTWQNELTTVNGQLIAAQTRPERTQASVTENQTRSQQLNDQLRNQQRLTPSQLTRARIEQLQAELDYLQANSELMRQRLAGNGVLQDLATQQKNLLTLQIKRIEEEIRVLQSVVNGKRQDESEQTVSDATLLEGQSQNKVLQAQSSINRQLSEELLNATRQIGVLTLDNIETQQQTEQLTQIDKALEQQIEVLEGSLLLSRILHQQKSQLPKVETDKNLADQIADLRLHQFELNQLAQSLDNPDAYLNDLLLKIPAAQRDNLRPALEQMVSARINLVEQLNGNINTLINLAITLQINQRQLQQLSSDLKRTIDDQLFWVASSRPIDRSWLTDLPNQVAAQIDEMNLPQQARHLVDAITRHWIASVLVLLALGLHLWRRPKLLQRIDTLHDEVGHFRRDSSWHTPLALLLTAIRVADIPLLLLSVGLLILLDTQQSMPAVGTALIKLSLAWFALHLMYRVFDPRGIATRHFHWDESLVQRLRKLVRNLAWVLLPLVLVLGLHGSLPEYVGTDAAGRTGMLLGMFVLAFLLGRFMLRSEPLYSSRILHYLASALLILSPLALAGLTAWGYHYTAVKLAERFIDSLYLIVLWMLLEGTVVRNLNVAGRRLAYQRAVSKRQAAQTREAQSDTEVAVEIPEMNLQQINQQSLRLAKLTLVIIFTIGLYFTWADLISATSYLESVTLWHYEGTGLNAGEAVPISVGDILGALVTVVLTITLARNLPGLLEILVLSRLELRQGSSYAITTLLSYVIIGFGLVSSLSTLGVSWDKLQWLVAALGVGLGFGLQEIFANFISGLIILFERPVRIGDVVTIGPLSGTINRIRIRATTITDFDRKEIIVPNKNFVTEQIINWSLQDTITRVIIKVGVAYGSDVSMVRKLLLQIAQNNPRVLKDPEPLVFFLNFAESTLDHELRIHVKELADRNMAIDEINREIDRLFKENDIEIAFRQLDVNLRTSKGLEKLVQSYRIDEKDSANATAETPHPPAAQDPITPGDQGDGSSGADDLSPR; encoded by the coding sequence ATGCTGCGTCTTCCCTTGCTGCTGTGCTGGCTATTCTTCTCATCGTGGGCACTGGCCCAGCAGAACACCTCCGCAGACGAACTCGATCAACGCATCGAGGCGCTCACTGCCAACATCGACAGCGTCAGCAACAGCAGCCTGCCCGAGGCCGAAAAACGCGAGTTGACGGAAGCGTATCAGAGCACCCTGACGTTTCTGCGGCAAACCCGGCAGACCCTGGATGAACAGCAGCAGCTGCAAGAGACGCTGGCCAGTGCGCCCCGCCAGACCCAGAGTGTGCGCGCGCAACTCAACAGCCTGTCCAAGGCTGACAGCGGCGGCAACCGCAGCCAGCTGGAACAGCAGTCGCTAAGCAGCCTGGAGACGCGCCTGCGAGAGCAAGTGGCGCAGATGTTTACCTGGCAAAACGAACTGACCACCGTCAATGGTCAACTGATCGCCGCGCAAACCCGCCCAGAGCGGACGCAGGCCAGCGTGACCGAAAACCAGACCCGCAGTCAGCAACTGAACGACCAGCTACGCAACCAGCAGCGCCTGACGCCGAGCCAGCTAACCCGCGCGCGCATCGAGCAGTTGCAGGCCGAATTGGACTACCTGCAAGCCAACAGCGAGCTGATGCGCCAGCGCCTGGCCGGTAACGGCGTACTGCAAGACCTGGCCACCCAACAAAAGAACCTGCTGACCTTGCAGATCAAGCGCATAGAAGAAGAAATTCGCGTTCTGCAGAGTGTCGTCAACGGCAAGCGCCAAGACGAGTCAGAGCAGACAGTCAGCGACGCCACCCTGCTCGAAGGGCAGAGCCAGAACAAGGTGCTACAGGCCCAAAGCAGCATCAATCGCCAGTTGAGCGAAGAGCTGCTGAACGCCACTCGACAAATTGGCGTGCTGACACTGGACAATATCGAAACCCAACAACAAACCGAGCAGCTAACCCAGATCGACAAGGCGCTGGAGCAACAGATTGAGGTGCTCGAGGGCAGCCTGCTGCTATCGCGCATCCTGCATCAGCAGAAGAGCCAGTTGCCCAAGGTCGAAACCGACAAGAACCTGGCCGACCAGATTGCCGATCTGCGACTGCATCAGTTTGAACTGAACCAACTGGCACAAAGCCTGGACAATCCAGACGCTTACCTCAATGACCTACTGCTGAAAATCCCTGCAGCGCAGCGCGACAATCTGCGCCCGGCGCTGGAACAAATGGTCAGCGCCCGCATCAACCTGGTCGAACAGCTCAACGGCAATATCAACACCCTGATCAACCTGGCCATTACCCTGCAGATCAACCAGCGCCAGCTGCAGCAGCTCAGCAGCGACCTGAAGCGCACCATCGATGACCAATTGTTCTGGGTCGCCAGCAGTCGGCCAATCGATCGCAGCTGGCTGACCGACCTGCCGAACCAGGTCGCCGCACAGATCGACGAGATGAACCTGCCCCAGCAGGCGCGGCATCTGGTGGACGCTATCACGCGGCATTGGATCGCCAGCGTGCTGGTGCTGCTCGCTCTCGGCCTGCATCTCTGGCGGCGCCCCAAGCTGTTGCAGCGTATCGACACCCTGCACGACGAGGTAGGACACTTCCGCCGAGACAGCAGCTGGCACACGCCGCTGGCCTTGCTGCTGACCGCCATTCGGGTAGCCGACATCCCCTTGCTGCTGCTGTCTGTTGGCCTGCTGATCCTGCTGGATACCCAGCAGAGCATGCCCGCCGTTGGCACCGCGCTGATCAAACTGTCACTGGCCTGGTTCGCGCTGCACCTGATGTATCGGGTGTTCGACCCACGAGGCATTGCAACGCGCCACTTCCACTGGGATGAATCGCTGGTACAACGCCTGCGCAAACTGGTGCGCAACCTGGCCTGGGTGCTGCTGCCACTGGTTCTGGTGCTGGGGCTGCACGGTTCACTCCCCGAGTACGTCGGCACCGATGCAGCCGGGCGCACCGGCATGCTGCTTGGCATGTTTGTCCTGGCTTTTCTGCTTGGCCGCTTCATGCTGCGCAGCGAACCGCTGTACAGCTCACGCATTCTGCATTACCTGGCCAGTGCGCTGCTGATCCTCAGCCCCTTGGCGCTGGCGGGCCTGACCGCCTGGGGCTACCACTACACGGCGGTCAAACTGGCAGAGCGCTTTATCGACAGCCTCTACCTGATCGTGCTGTGGATGCTGCTGGAAGGCACCGTGGTACGCAACCTCAACGTTGCCGGGCGCCGTCTGGCCTACCAGCGCGCGGTGAGCAAACGGCAGGCGGCGCAAACCCGCGAGGCCCAAAGCGACACCGAGGTGGCGGTTGAGATTCCGGAGATGAACCTGCAACAGATCAACCAGCAGTCACTGCGCCTGGCCAAGCTGACGCTGGTGATTATCTTCACCATCGGCTTGTACTTCACCTGGGCCGACCTGATCAGCGCGACCTCCTACCTGGAGTCGGTCACGCTGTGGCACTACGAGGGCACCGGTCTGAATGCGGGTGAAGCTGTGCCGATCAGCGTCGGTGACATCCTCGGCGCACTGGTCACCGTGGTGCTGACCATCACCCTGGCACGCAACCTGCCGGGCCTGCTGGAAATACTCGTGCTCTCGCGCCTTGAGCTACGCCAGGGCAGCAGCTATGCCATCACCACCCTGCTCAGCTATGTCATCATCGGCTTTGGCCTGGTGTCGTCGCTGTCGACCCTCGGCGTCAGCTGGGACAAGTTGCAATGGCTGGTCGCGGCGCTGGGTGTGGGTCTGGGTTTTGGCTTACAGGAAATCTTTGCCAACTTTATTTCTGGCCTGATCATTCTGTTCGAACGACCGGTGCGTATTGGCGACGTGGTCACCATCGGGCCGCTGTCGGGCACCATCAATCGCATCCGCATTCGTGCCACCACCATCACCGATTTTGACCGCAAGGAAATCATCGTACCGAACAAGAACTTCGTCACCGAGCAAATCATCAACTGGTCACTGCAGGACACCATCACCCGCGTAATTATCAAGGTGGGCGTGGCCTACGGCTCGGATGTCAGCATGGTGCGCAAGCTGCTGCTGCAGATCGCGCAGAACAACCCTCGCGTCCTCAAGGATCCGGAGCCGCTGGTGTTTTTCCTCAATTTCGCCGAAAGCACGCTGGACCACGAGCTGCGCATTCACGTCAAGGAGCTGGCCGACCGCAATATGGCCATCGACGAAATCAACCGCGAGATTGACCGTCTGTTCAAGGAAAACGACATCGAAATCGCCTTCCGTCAGCTGGACGTCAACCTGCGCACCAGCAAAGGGCTGGAAAAGCTGGTGCAGAGCTACCGCATTGACGAAAAGGACAGTGCCAACGCCACGGCCGAAACACCACACCCGCCTGCCGCGCAAGACCCGATCACTCCAGGCGATCAGGGTGACGGCTCCAGCGGCGCCGACGACCTGTCTCCGCGCTGA
- a CDS encoding acyl-CoA dehydrogenase produces MSELLIDQRNLAFELYEVLDAEALTQRPRFADHNRETFDAAIGTARTIAEKLFAPHNRKNDEHEPQYVNGAAELIPEVKPAVDAFLEAGFLNATRTFEQGGMQMPNLLSQACFAHFQSANAATSSYAMLTMGAANLIESFGTEEQKERYLQPMIDGRFFGTMALTEPHAGSSLSDIRTKAEPAADGSYRLKGNKIFISAGDHPLSENIVHMVLAKLPDAPPGVKGISLFIVPKFLVNDDGSLGERNDVTLAGLFHKMGWRGTTSTALNFGDQDNCVGYLVGKPHHGLSYMFQMMNEARIGVGMGAVMLGYAGYLYSLNYARERPQGRLPDGKDPTTGQVSIIEHADVKRMLLAQKAYVEGAFDLGLYASRLFDDTETLDTEDERKNALQLLDLLTPIVKAWPSDYCLKANELAIQILGGHGYTREYPVEQFYRDNRLNPIHEGTNGIQSLDLLARKVTMNGGAALKQLSGIIQSCCKHAAEYSELNELREPLEKLHAHIGSVTLALLGDMGQGKVNQALANSALYLKAFGHMVIGWRWLEQAIKVQQGLAAGNEADKAFYQGKLQAARYFLRWEVPSCHHDLNVLENRDLTCFDMQDSWF; encoded by the coding sequence ATGTCCGAACTGCTGATTGACCAACGTAACCTGGCGTTTGAACTGTACGAGGTGCTGGACGCCGAAGCGCTCACCCAACGCCCACGTTTTGCCGATCACAACCGCGAGACCTTCGACGCGGCCATCGGCACCGCTCGCACCATTGCGGAAAAGCTGTTCGCACCGCACAACCGCAAGAACGATGAGCACGAGCCCCAGTACGTCAACGGCGCTGCGGAGCTGATCCCGGAGGTCAAGCCGGCGGTCGACGCCTTCCTTGAAGCCGGCTTTCTGAACGCCACCCGCACCTTCGAGCAGGGCGGCATGCAGATGCCAAACCTGCTGTCGCAAGCCTGCTTTGCACACTTCCAGTCGGCCAACGCCGCCACCTCGTCCTACGCCATGCTGACCATGGGCGCCGCCAACCTGATCGAGAGCTTCGGCACCGAGGAGCAGAAAGAGCGCTATCTGCAACCGATGATCGACGGCCGCTTCTTCGGCACCATGGCGCTGACCGAGCCGCATGCGGGCTCCTCGCTGTCCGACATTCGCACCAAGGCCGAACCGGCCGCTGACGGCAGCTACCGTCTCAAGGGCAACAAAATTTTCATCTCCGCGGGCGACCATCCGCTGTCGGAGAACATCGTGCACATGGTGCTGGCCAAGCTGCCCGACGCACCGCCCGGGGTCAAAGGCATCTCGCTGTTCATCGTGCCCAAGTTCCTGGTCAACGACGACGGCTCCCTCGGCGAGCGCAACGACGTGACCCTGGCCGGCCTGTTCCACAAGATGGGCTGGCGCGGCACCACCTCTACCGCGCTGAACTTCGGCGACCAGGACAACTGCGTCGGCTATCTGGTCGGCAAGCCGCACCATGGGCTGTCCTACATGTTCCAGATGATGAACGAAGCGCGCATCGGTGTTGGCATGGGCGCGGTGATGCTCGGCTACGCCGGCTACCTGTACTCGCTGAACTACGCCCGCGAGCGTCCGCAGGGCCGCCTGCCCGATGGCAAGGACCCGACCACCGGGCAGGTCTCGATCATCGAGCACGCCGACGTCAAGCGCATGCTGCTGGCGCAGAAAGCCTACGTTGAAGGCGCGTTTGACCTGGGGCTGTACGCCTCTCGCCTGTTCGACGACACCGAGACACTGGACACCGAAGACGAGCGCAAGAACGCGCTGCAGCTGCTTGATCTGCTGACACCGATCGTCAAGGCCTGGCCGTCAGACTACTGCCTGAAAGCCAACGAGCTGGCAATCCAGATCCTCGGCGGCCACGGCTACACCCGTGAGTACCCGGTTGAGCAGTTCTACCGCGACAACCGCCTGAACCCGATCCACGAGGGCACCAACGGCATCCAGTCGCTCGACCTGCTGGCGCGCAAGGTCACCATGAATGGCGGCGCCGCGCTCAAGCAGCTGTCGGGGATTATTCAAAGCTGCTGCAAACACGCTGCCGAGTACAGCGAGCTGAACGAGCTGCGCGAGCCGCTGGAAAAACTGCACGCGCACATCGGCAGCGTCACCCTGGCACTGCTGGGTGACATGGGTCAGGGCAAGGTCAATCAGGCGCTCGCCAACTCCGCGCTGTACCTGAAAGCCTTCGGCCACATGGTAATCGGCTGGCGCTGGCTGGAGCAGGCTATCAAGGTGCAGCAGGGTCTGGCTGCCGGCAACGAGGCCGACAAGGCGTTCTACCAGGGCAAACTGCAGGCCGCCCGCTACTTCCTGCGCTGGGAAGTGCCGTCCTGCCACCACGACCTGAACGTGCTGGAAAACCGCGACCTGACCTGTTTCGACATGCAGGACAGCTGGTTCTAA
- a CDS encoding serine/threonine protein kinase, whose product MSSHPFAALTPDTVLDAVESLGYLSDARILTLNSYENRVFQVGIEDAQPLIAKFYRPGRWSDESIIEEHTFSLELAERDIPVIAPQQIDGKTLFEHAGFRFSLFRRFGGHAPELDDPDHLLMLGRLLGRLHAVGAMHPFAHRPTLDWQSFGRDSLDFLRASEVVPASLQPAYFSVAEDLLQVVKQRLDAHPAKQIRLHGDLHVGNLLWRDDSLYMVDLDDCRMGPAVQDLWMMLSGERNQRQAQLAELVDGYNEFHDFNPAELALIEPLRSLRLVHYSAWLARRWDDPAFPMHFPWFAQERYWADQILTLREQRAALDEPALRLF is encoded by the coding sequence ATGTCCAGCCATCCCTTTGCCGCCCTCACCCCCGACACTGTGCTGGACGCCGTAGAGTCGCTGGGCTATCTGTCAGACGCTCGCATTCTGACGCTCAATAGCTACGAGAATCGGGTCTTTCAGGTTGGCATCGAAGACGCTCAGCCCTTGATCGCCAAGTTCTACCGCCCCGGGCGCTGGAGCGATGAGTCGATCATCGAGGAGCACACCTTCAGCCTGGAGCTGGCCGAACGCGATATTCCGGTGATTGCCCCCCAGCAGATCGACGGCAAAACGCTATTCGAGCACGCCGGCTTTCGCTTCAGCCTGTTCCGCCGCTTTGGCGGGCACGCGCCGGAGCTGGACGATCCCGACCACCTGCTGATGCTGGGGCGCCTGCTCGGCCGATTACACGCCGTCGGCGCCATGCACCCGTTTGCCCACCGCCCAACCCTCGATTGGCAGAGCTTTGGCCGCGATAGCCTGGATTTTCTGCGCGCCAGCGAGGTGGTACCTGCCAGCCTGCAGCCGGCCTACTTCTCGGTCGCCGAAGACCTGCTGCAGGTCGTCAAACAGCGACTCGACGCCCACCCGGCCAAACAGATCCGCCTGCACGGCGACCTGCACGTGGGTAACCTGCTGTGGCGCGATGACAGTCTGTATATGGTCGATCTGGACGACTGCCGCATGGGTCCGGCAGTGCAGGATCTGTGGATGATGCTCTCGGGTGAACGCAATCAGCGCCAGGCGCAACTGGCCGAACTGGTCGACGGTTACAACGAGTTTCACGACTTCAACCCGGCCGAACTGGCGCTGATCGAGCCGCTGCGCAGCCTGCGTCTGGTGCATTACAGCGCCTGGCTGGCGCGTCGCTGGGATGACCCTGCCTTTCCGATGCACTTCCCCTGGTTTGCCCAGGAGCGCTACTGGGCCGATCAGATACTGACCCTGCGTGAGCAGCGCGCGGCGCTGGATGAGCCGGCGCTTCGACTGTTCTGA
- a CDS encoding ComF family protein — protein sequence MKNTQVYKWIKNNLSQPCLLCLSTTEAQHDGICHACLTDLPWQQGCCERCALPLPHSSSQCGRCLNSPPAFCRAVTPLLYRFPLDALIPAFKYHSHNRYGRLLAQLLAEHLQQQLAEPQALIPDLLLPVPMHPRRQAQRGYNQAFELARDLASALQLPCRADLLQRLRHTAAQEGLDAAARRRNLRGAFACPRPEQLEGQHLALIDDVMTTGATLNEASRTLLAAGAASVQVWCVARTP from the coding sequence TTGAAAAACACGCAAGTTTACAAATGGATAAAAAACAACCTATCGCAACCTTGCCTGCTGTGCCTGTCAACTACCGAGGCGCAGCATGACGGCATCTGCCACGCCTGTCTGACCGATCTGCCGTGGCAACAGGGCTGCTGCGAGCGTTGCGCCCTGCCGCTACCGCACAGCAGCAGCCAGTGCGGGCGTTGCCTGAACAGTCCGCCAGCCTTCTGCCGCGCCGTGACACCCTTGCTCTACCGCTTCCCCCTGGATGCACTGATTCCCGCGTTCAAATACCACAGCCACAACCGTTACGGGCGTCTGCTGGCGCAATTGCTGGCAGAGCACCTGCAACAGCAGCTGGCAGAGCCACAGGCGCTGATACCTGATTTGCTGTTGCCGGTTCCCATGCACCCGCGGCGGCAGGCGCAGCGCGGCTACAACCAAGCCTTTGAACTGGCGCGCGATCTTGCCAGCGCGCTGCAGCTGCCCTGCCGCGCCGACCTGTTGCAGCGCCTACGTCACACTGCCGCCCAGGAAGGGCTGGATGCGGCAGCACGACGGCGCAACCTGCGCGGCGCATTCGCTTGCCCCAGACCCGAGCAGCTCGAAGGCCAGCATCTGGCGCTGATTGATGACGTGATGACCACCGGCGCCACCCTGAACGAGGCCAGCCGTACCCTGCTGGCCGCGGGCGCGGCCTCGGTACAGGTCTGGTGTGTGGCACGCACACCCTGA